The genome window CCGACGATCGCGACCCGCTCGACCGGCCCGGTCACCCCGCCAGGGACCTGCGCTCGTCCGTCGTCGTAGGTCCCGACAGTCAAGCCGGCCACCCCCGTCGACTGCGAACCGTTGCTCAGCTGACGCAGAATTCGTTGCCCTGCGGATCGCGCAACGTGTAGGTGACCGGCCCCCGGTCACTGGTGATCCAAATCTGACTCGCGCCCAATCCGACCAGACGTTCGGCCTCCGCCTGCGCCTTGTCCGCGCCGACCTGCAGATCGAGATGGCACCGGTTCTTCGCCGTCTTGGGTTCGGGCACCAACTGGAAGAACAGCCGCGGACGCGTGCCGCCGGGATCG of Mycobacteriales bacterium contains these proteins:
- a CDS encoding VOC family protein produces the protein DPGGTRPRLFFQLVPEPKTAKNRCHLDLQVGADKAQAEAERLVGLGASQIWITSDRGPVTYTLRDPQGNEFCVS